Part of the Bryobacteraceae bacterium genome is shown below.
CAGCCGTTCCGTCTTGCGTCCCAGGTTCCCGCCGACTTTGGTGAGATCGCCGGCGAGCTTATCCGGATCGTCGCTCACCACCGCCACCAACTCCGCTCCCTCCACATGACGCAGAGCCGTGAGGTGCGTCGATCCCATGAAGCCGAGTCCAACCACAGCGATTCGCATAAGAAAACCCGTATTGTACCAAGTGGCCGCGCCGGCTCCTTGGAACCTCTTCCTTATGGGGCGATTTTGATAGAATTCCTCTGGCTCCGACCGCGAACCCGCACTGCGGCGGCCCGACGGAAGGGGCCTGAACAACCGCCGCGGAACCTTCTCCCTGATTCAACATCCGAACCGGAAGAGGTTCCTCGATCGTCGCGCTGTACCCCTGCGGGCCTGGCGGCCCAACCGCGCCGCAGGCGTTTGCCTCTTGTTGGAAACGACGTCTCGAGAAAGCTACCCCGGGGCAGGACGGTGACTATGCACTCGCAGCCGGCAGGAAAGCGGTGAACGCGCAGGGCGTGCCTATGCGCGCGACACTCATGGTCTTCGTAGGCCACCGACGCACTTTCGGCGCGGTGGGGATCGCTACGGGGAAGAACTGAGCCGGTTCTATTCAGCTTCTTCGGGTCCCTGCGCCTGGGAGGCGCCGCCATGTTATGCCGTGGTGCGCGAAGGTTCCCATACCGTCGCCAGAGGCGTACCCGGGCTGGTAACGGATGGATGACCGGCGCCGCGCCATGAAAGGAACGGCCGCCGCCGGCTTGCCGCATTTCTGGAGCCGGGCCAATGTTTGCGAGGGTCCCTCTGTGTCGGTGAGACGAGGGCTCGCCATGGCGATGGTGCTGCCTGCAGGCCCGCGCAAGGTTCAAGTGTTCCTTGGCCGAGGAAACCGTTCCAGGCGGACGGCCGTTTCGTTCTGGACTCCGGCTCCACTACGCGATTGGGTGTCAGGTCCGCGCTGGCAGCGTGGAAGCGCGTCCTATCGCTTCTGGGTGAGCTCCAGAATCCGGCGGCGGCTATCGAGTACTACCGCGTGGATTGATTTCGGCCAGTCGCCGTGACCGCATGAACGCCTCCTGCCGGGCCGCCATTTCCAGTACGCCAAGCGCTTCGAGACGCGAAGCGATCGCCGACGCCGATCGCCTCCAACCTTCTCCATGGCTTGGATGGCGGTCGACATCGTAGCCGCCGTCCCAATCGGACCGGAAGAGTCCGCGAAAGTAGGCTCTCGTCTGATCCTCCGCGTCGGCGTCCGCCGGGTCGGCCACGTAGTCCACGCGCCACTGTCGCCGCACGCCGCCACCCGAACTGGCGTGGAACAGACGCTCGTCGAAGACAATCAGGTCTCCGGGATCGGTTGCGATGGCATGCGACGGCATGCCGGCAGCGGGTTTGCCGGAAACGCCCAGAGAACGAAGCCCGTCGCCGAACTCCGGGCGATGCGAGCCGGGTATCACGCGGAGAGAGCCAGTCTCCGCGCGAAGCGGTTCGAGATAGGCGAGAATTCCGATGCTGGCGAGGGGAAGGCCGGAATCCGCGTGCCACGGTGTGTCGCCCCAGTAGCGGGTACCCTTGGCCCGAGTCGGCAGCACCGGGCCGTCGAAGAGCCTCTCGGCGAGGGGTTGGGTCCGCGCGAGCAAGGCGAGACTCGCCGGCGTTTCGGCCGTCATCATTGGCACGTACTGAAACCGGATCTCGCCCGCGCCGGGCGTGTTGACTGAAGTTCCGGCTTCACTTGGCAGAAGGCGATCGATCTCCGCGCCGATCGGCGAAGCATCGAAGAACTGCTGCAGTACAACGAACCCGAAAACGCGGAAATGGGAGAGGTCCACAACTAATTCCCGAGCGGACCGACGGTGCTCTCCACAGTGACGCGCCGGGGTGCGATCCAACGCACGAGATCCGGCAGGTCAAACAGGCGCAGTGCACCGGGAACAGCATTCTCCCACTGGCCGCGATGAATCCGCTGCCGCACCACGGATTCGTACGACACGAGCATCTCGCGCAGCCGCGTCTCGCCGATTCGGGCGTCGAAGGCTGCCGCGTACAGCGCCGGCACGGCCGCCGCGCCCTGCCCGTGCAGCTCGATCCGGGCCGGGTCCACGTCGCCGCGGGACGCCAGAAGGTCCACGGCGCGCGCGATATCCTCGGCACGCATGGTGACGAGCGGTTTGCCGGTCAACATCGCCGTCATTGCTGCTTCGTAGTTGCCGAAGTACCGCGGCCAGTCAGACTCGTTTTCGTCCGGGGCCTCCGACGTCTCGCCCATCCCCCGCAGATCGATTGAAAGCACCACCTTTCCGTTGGCCGCCAACTTGCGGGCATCGTCGTGCGCCGCGGCCTTACCTCTGCCGTAGACGACCACCGCCGCCGGATGACGGCCCGAAGTCGAGGGTGTGTAGAGCAGCGCCGGGATCTCGATCCCCGGCTCGCTTTCATAGGTGAGCTTCTCAAGCCCGTTTGCTCCGCCGTATCCGGTAACCCGAGGCGCGCCACCGCCCGGGGCGAACTCCACGAACGCGCGAACCTCAGCGAGCGTCGCGCCCCTCTTTCGCACCTGCTCCAGCCGCTTTTGGTTCAACGAAAACACCGTTTCCGACCGCGGAAACTCCGCCGCCACCTGGCCGGACTTCGTGCACCACAGCGCTTCCTCGCTCAGGTAGTCAACGGGATCCTCCGGGCGGGAGTCCTCCTTGCCGTCGAGCCAGCGGCTGAAGAAGCGGTACGCCTCCGCACGGCGCGGCTTCGTATAGCCATGCCCATCGTCGGCTTCGAACTGGCCAAAGCGGTCGCCGACGCCGGCGGCGTCAAACATCCGCGCCAACTCACTCGCCGTCGCCCGCGCGCCGGCGATCGAGAAGAAGTCCCGAATCGCGGTGAGCATTCGGTAGGGCTTTGGGCCGTAGGCGAGCACGAAATCGGGATGGTCCAGGCCGGCGGCGAGGAACCCTGGCATGCACTGCTCGGCGTCCTGTGGCCCGATGGTCACGAGCAGCCGCCGCCAACTGGTGAGGTAGCACGAAGGGGCGGCGGCCGCGAACCGATCGCCGGCCAGGGCCGAGAGATAGGCGGTATGGGTGCCGCCGCCGGAGTTGCCGGTGACGCCGACGCGGCGAGGGTCCACCTCGGGCCGGGACAAGAGATAGTCGAGCGCGCGGATTCCGTCCCAGATCGTGTACCGCCCGAGCGGATCTCCGACGAGCACCGTTTGCAGCCCGATGATGGTGTGCTCGGTTGTTGACCGGATCACTTTCGACGCACCGAAATCCGCATCCCAAAGCTGAATGCGTTCGCCTTGGCCGATGGTGTCCCACGCCAGGCACACGTACCCGCGCCGGGCGAAGGTGACGAGGACGGCTTGCCACGCCTCGTGGGCCTTCGCGCCAGCTTCATGGCCAAGCGGGAACAGAATCGCCGGGTGGGGCGCGGGTCCGGATTTCGGCAGGTACAGGCTGGCGGTCACGGGGAAGCCAGGGTGGCTCTCGAAGATTACTTTCTCGATCCGGTAGCCAGGGAAATCGAGCGTGCCTGTGACGCGCGCATTCAATGGCGTCTTCTCCGGAAGCGGCCCGCCGATCAGGTCGATGAGTTTCGTCCGCACCTCGCGGCCTCGCGCCTCCATCGCTTCACGGCCTCGGATTGTTTCAACGGTGCGCGCCCGCGCGTCGAGTTGGGCAAACGCCTTCGCGCGCAGATACTCCCCGAGCGCCTGCCTGCGGGTGCGTCCGTCCACGTGGTCTGCCAGGAAGTTCAGGTTCCGGTTGGGCTGTGCTTGGAGCACGGCGGAGAGCAGAACCGGCAGCGTCGAAAGGGTTCGGGAAGCCATATGGCAGAACTATAGCGCACGTCTCTCCCGAGGGGCCTACTCCATGCCCGTAGTGTCGATCTTAGGACCCCAAAACCCAACTTCCCGCTTATGGGACTCGTGCTGTTGAAGCCGTAAAACTGACTCAGGACAGGAAATCAAATTTCCCCATCGTGCAGAGGATTCGGAGAAAAACAGCCATGAAAATCAGAGAATTGAAAACCAGGATCGGGATTTTGGCCGCGACGGCCGCGCTTGCCGCCGCCCCCGTCGCGCAAGCCGGCGCGGTTGCCTATTCGCGGGACCTGACGGGGTTTCTCGGCGCCACCGCAGGCGTGCAGACCATCGATTTCGACCTGATCGCGCCGGGTACTGACATTACCGGCCAAACCATCCAGGGGGTGGAATTTCAAGCTCCCGGGGCGCCGCTGGAGGTAGTGGACGCTTCTACAACCGTGACCACTGGAGGTTTCGTGAATACGACGAATACGAGCCTCAACCGGCTGTTCGCCACCACCGGCGCGAATGTGCTCTCGCCCGGCGGTACGCAGTTGGTGGTTGGTCCGAACCCGGCTGTGGAAGACGACTCACTGACTCTTGTCTTTCACCGGCCCGTTGTCGCTTTTGGGATCGACCTGCTTTGGCAGCAGGCCGATGGCGCCAGCTTCACCGACATACGTGTCTATGATACGGCCAACAATCTGCTGTATTCGAAAATGGCCGAGAGTACTCCGGTGTGGAACGGCGCCGGCTGGGAAGGCGGCTCCGATTTTTTCGGGATCGTCGCCACGAACGGGACGCTCCTCGGGCGCGTCGAGTTCATTGAGTCCGACAACGACCACCGCTACGCCGACTCCAATATCGGCTACGACACGATTCGCTTCCAGGCTTCCGAAGTCCCCGAGCCGGCCACTCTTGTCTTTACGGGCGCCGGCCTGCTCGCTCTCGGGATCGCACGCCGCCGAAAGGTCAGCCAATAGAACAATAGACAGGCAGTGTGTTTTCGTTTGGCCCGCGGGTGCTCTCCCTCGCGGGCCTTTTTCTTGTGGAATGGTTCTCTCACTGGGAACCCGTCGCGCCGTTCAGCGGGCATGCTAAGCTAGAAATTCCCGCCGCAAACGGGCCCGTAGCTCAGTTGGTTAGAGCGCTACCTTGACACGGTAGAGGTCACAGATTCGAGTTCTGTCGGGCCCACCACCATTTCTTCCATCGCATGACGGAACCGTTGTCCGTAGGGGCAACCGGCCAGGAAAAAACCCGGGGCCGGCTGGAGGAGTTAGCCAACCCCGGGGCAAGCCACGGCTTCCGAGTGCCGCGGTAAAGCCGATAGACGAAACTGCTGCTGCCGGCTTCGCCTGCGATCGCGCATCGGAAGCGGAATCGTTCCGCTATCTTCATGCTGGCACAACAGGCCGTGGTGAGGGCGCCCCGGCCACATGGCGATACGGGACAGGCGGAGAGATCCGCACCGTCGAGGGGTGGAAAGTTTCGCCGGACATAGCCAGCCGGCGCGGGGCGGGGCGCCTTGAGCTAAAAATCACCCGGGGACGGATGGAGGAGTGAAACCGTCCCCGGGGCGAGCCGCGGCGTCCGAGCACCGCGGTTAAGCCGAGAGCTTTCCGCTAGCTGCAGCCGCTGGTGCCGCCGCAGTTCTCGCACTTGTAGCAGGAGCCGTTCACCACCATCATGCTGCCGCACTCGGAGCAGATGGGCGCGTCGGCCACGACGGGAGCGAACGGGAGCTTCTGCTGCGGCGAATCTTCGGTGGGCCGCAGGGTTGCGGTTTCGCCGGCCTCATTGTGCGCGTACTCGGGGCCGAGGTATTTCGCGCCGAGCCAGCGGAAGATGTAGTCCATGATCGACTTCGCGTAGGGGATCTGCTTGTTCCCCGTCCAGCCGGAGGGTTCGAACCGGACGTGGCTGAACTTGTCGACGTAGAACTTCAGCGGTACGCCGTATTGGAGGCCGTAGCTGATGGCGGTGGCGAAGCTGTCCATGAGGCCGGAGATGGTGGAGCCTTCCTTGGCCATGGAGATGAAAATCTCGCCCGGCTGGCCGTCGTCGAACAGGCCGACGGTGATGTAGCCCTCGTGCCCGGCGATGGAGAACTTGTGGGTGACGCCGTTGCGTTCGTCAGGCAGCTTGCGGCGGATGGGCCGGTAGACCACCTTCTCAGTGACGGCCGGAGCGGCGGCGCCCGCGGCCTTCTTCTCACCCTTGCCGGAGCCGGAACTGAGCGGCTGGACGCGCTTCGACCCGTCGCGATAGATGGCCACCGCCTTCAGGCCGAGCCGCCAGGACTCGATGTAGGCGTTCATCACATCGTCGACGGTGGACTCCTCCGGCATGTTGATCGTCTTCGAGATGGCGCCGGAGATGAACGGCTGGGTGGCGGCCATCATGCGGATGTGCCCCATGTAGTGGATGGAGCGGCTGCCGTTCTGCGGCCGGAAGGAGCAATCGAAGACCGGCAGGTGCTCGTCCTTGAGATGCGGCGCGCCCTCAATGGTGCCGGTGGCGTCGATGTGCTGAACGATGGCTTCAGCCTGCTCGGGCGTATAGCCGAGCTTGATGAGCGCCTGCGGGACGGTGTTGTTGACAATCTTGATGACGCCGCCGCCGACGAGCTTCTTGTATTTCACGAGCGCAAGATCGGGCTCGATGCCGGTGGTATCGCAAT
Proteins encoded:
- a CDS encoding phytanoyl-CoA dioxygenase family protein, whose protein sequence is MDLSHFRVFGFVVLQQFFDASPIGAEIDRLLPSEAGTSVNTPGAGEIRFQYVPMMTAETPASLALLARTQPLAERLFDGPVLPTRAKGTRYWGDTPWHADSGLPLASIGILAYLEPLRAETGSLRVIPGSHRPEFGDGLRSLGVSGKPAAGMPSHAIATDPGDLIVFDERLFHASSGGGVRRQWRVDYVADPADADAEDQTRAYFRGLFRSDWDGGYDVDRHPSHGEGWRRSASAIASRLEALGVLEMAARQEAFMRSRRLAEINPRGSTR
- a CDS encoding acetylxylan esterase, whose translation is MASRTLSTLPVLLSAVLQAQPNRNLNFLADHVDGRTRRQALGEYLRAKAFAQLDARARTVETIRGREAMEARGREVRTKLIDLIGGPLPEKTPLNARVTGTLDFPGYRIEKVIFESHPGFPVTASLYLPKSGPAPHPAILFPLGHEAGAKAHEAWQAVLVTFARRGYVCLAWDTIGQGERIQLWDADFGASKVIRSTTEHTIIGLQTVLVGDPLGRYTIWDGIRALDYLLSRPEVDPRRVGVTGNSGGGTHTAYLSALAGDRFAAAAPSCYLTSWRRLLVTIGPQDAEQCMPGFLAAGLDHPDFVLAYGPKPYRMLTAIRDFFSIAGARATASELARMFDAAGVGDRFGQFEADDGHGYTKPRRAEAYRFFSRWLDGKEDSRPEDPVDYLSEEALWCTKSGQVAAEFPRSETVFSLNQKRLEQVRKRGATLAEVRAFVEFAPGGGAPRVTGYGGANGLEKLTYESEPGIEIPALLYTPSTSGRHPAAVVVYGRGKAAAHDDARKLAANGKVVLSIDLRGMGETSEAPDENESDWPRYFGNYEAAMTAMLTGKPLVTMRAEDIARAVDLLASRGDVDPARIELHGQGAAAVPALYAAAFDARIGETRLREMLVSYESVVRQRIHRGQWENAVPGALRLFDLPDLVRWIAPRRVTVESTVGPLGN
- a CDS encoding PEP-CTERM sorting domain-containing protein yields the protein MKIRELKTRIGILAATAALAAAPVAQAGAVAYSRDLTGFLGATAGVQTIDFDLIAPGTDITGQTIQGVEFQAPGAPLEVVDASTTVTTGGFVNTTNTSLNRLFATTGANVLSPGGTQLVVGPNPAVEDDSLTLVFHRPVVAFGIDLLWQQADGASFTDIRVYDTANNLLYSKMAESTPVWNGAGWEGGSDFFGIVATNGTLLGRVEFIESDNDHRYADSNIGYDTIRFQASEVPEPATLVFTGAGLLALGIARRRKVSQ